AAGAAAGAAAGGGCAAGTGGAGACAAGTGGGAAGGCGAAAGGCGGAAGGCGAAAGAAAAAGAAGGGGCAATGAGAATTTCGGATTCCGAATTTGGGATTTGGGATGGAGGAACCCACCCACGGGCCGTCCAGGCAGATGGCCGCCCGGCTGGCTCTTCGGAATCCCGGCATCTCGGCCTCTCCTCATCTCGTCCCCTCTTCGCTCAGGGCCAGGGCATCGCGCACGAGGGCGGCCTGCTCCTGGAGGTGGGCCCTGAGCGACCCCACGGCGGGGCTGGCGCTCGCCTTGCGGCCGGCATAGCGGAGGGGGAGGCCGCCGAGGAGATCCCTCAGGCGCGGCTCCACGAAGGTCCAGGCCCCCCGGTTCATGGACTCCTCCTGGCACCAGACTACCTCCAGGGCCGAGGAAAAGGGCGCGAGGGCTTCGCGGAGGAGCGCGGCCGGGAAGGGATGGACCTGCTCGAGCCGCACGAGGGCCGCGTCCGTCACGCCCGCCTTGCGCCTCGCCTCGAGAAGGTCGTAGAAGACCTTACCGCTGCAAAGGACCACGCGGTGGACGTTCATGGGCGGCTCCGGGTCGGGAAGGACTTCGTGGAAACGGTCCGACGTCAGGTCGGGGACCGGGGAGACGCAGAGGGGGTGCCTCAGGAGGCTCTTGGGCGCCATGACCACGAGGGGACGGCGGAAGTTCCGCTTCATCTGGCGCCGCAGGGCATGGAAGTACTGGGCGGGGGTGGTGAGGTTCACGACCTGGAGGTTGTCCTCGGCGCAGAGCTGGAGGTAGCGCTCCATGTGGGCGCTCGAATGCTCGGGGCCCTGGCCCTCGTACCCGTGGGGAAGAAGAAGGACGATCCCCGAGGCCCTCTGCCACTTGGACAGGGAGGAAGCGATGAACTGGTCGATGATCACCTGGGCTCCGTTGGCGAAGTCGCCGAACTGAGCCTCCCACAGGACGAGCATGTGGGGCTCTTCGAGGGAGTAGCCGTAATCGAAGCCCAGGACCGCGGCCTCGCTCAGGAGGCTGTTGTACACGCAAAAGCGCGCCTGGCCGGAGTGGATGTTCCGCAGGGGAATGTAGGGCTCCTGGGTGTTCATGTCCTGCCAGACCGCATGGCGCTGGCTGAAGGTCCCGCGGGCGCTATCCTGTCCCGAGAGGCGAACGGGGACGCCTTCGTGGAGGAGGCTCCCGAAGGACAGGAGTTCGGCCGTGGGCCAGTCCACGGTCCCCCGCTCGGCCACCGCCTTGAAGATCTCCGGCAGGCGCCGGGCCACCTTCGGGTTGAGGGCGAAGCCCTCGGGGACCTGAGTGAGGGCCCGGGCCACCTCCACGAGGACGCCGTGGGAGACGCCCGTCGCCACCGGGGCGTGGCTGTACGGCGCGTCGAGGCCCGCCCAGCGGTCCTGGAAGGCGAATCGCTCCCGGGAGGGGGCCTTCTCCTTGACCGCCTCGAAGGCGGCCTGGAGCCGGTCCTTGAACGCCCCGGCGATCCGGTCCGCCTCCTCCTGTCCCAGGTCGCAGCACTGAATGAGCCGCTCGGTATACAGGCGGCGCACCGAGGGCCGGTCCTTGATCTTCCGGTAGAGGACGGGCTGGGTGAAGGCGGGCTCGTCCCCCTCGTTGTGCCCGTGGCGGCGGTAGCAGACCATGTCCAGGATGACGTCCCGGCCGAAGGTCTGGCGGAACCGGAGGCAGAGTTCCGCGGCGAAGACCACGGCTTCCGGATCGTCGCCGTTCACGTGGAAGATCGGGGCCTCGATCATCTTGGCGACGTCGGTGGCGTAGGTTGTGGAGCGCCCCTCCCGGGGGAGGGTCGTGAATCCGATCTGGTTGTTGACGATGAGGTGGATCGTTCCGCCCGTGGTGTATCCCGGCAGACCCGAGAGGTTGAGCGTTTCGGCCACGAGCCCCTGGCCGGCGAAGGCCGCGTCCCCGTGGATGAGGAGGGGGAGCACCTTCCTCCGCTCGACGGTGTCGTTCCTCCGGCGCTGTTTGGCCCGCACGCGCCCGAGGACCACGGGGTCCACGGCCTCGAGATGGCTCGGGTTGCTCGTGAGGCTGATGTGGAGGGGCTTGCCCGAGGCGTTCACGTGGGTGGAGGAGAACCCCCTGTGGTATTTCACGTCGCCGTCGCCGCCCACGGAGTCGGGCAGGCCGATGTCCTCGAACTCCGAGAAGATCATGGAGTAGGACTTGTCCAGGATGTTGGCCAGGACGTTGAGTCGGCCCCGGTGGGCCATGCCCATGACCAGCTCCTCCGCGCCCAGGTCCGGCGCCATCTCCGCCACCGCGTGGATCGCCGGGATGAGGGATTCGGCCCCCTCGAGGGAAAAACGCTTCTGGCCCGGGTACCGGCTCTGGAGGAAGGTCTCGAAGAGTTCGGCGTCGATGAGCCGCTCGAGGATCTCCAGCTTCTTCTCGCGCGGGAAGTTCGGGCGTCCCCGGACGGGCTCGATCTCCGCCTGGAGCCAGCGCCGGACGCGCACGTCCTGGATGTGGAGATACTCCAGGCCGATGCTCCCGCAGTAGGTCTCCTTGAGGATCTGAAGGATCTCCTTCAAGGTGGCCCGCTGGGGGCCTCCCAGGTGGCCCGTGTCGAATACGCGTTCCAGGTCCTCCTCCGTCAGGCCGAAGGCGTCCAGGCTGAGGTCGGGGTGATCGTCCACGGGATCGCCGAGGGGGTCCACCTTGGCCAGAAGGTGGCCGCGGCTGCGGTAGGCGAAGATGAGGCTCGCCACCTGAGACTGCGCCCGGGCGCGATCCGCCGCCACGCAGGAGCGGGGGCACATGGCCAGCTCGAAGCCCTGGAAGAAACTGCGCCAGTGTTCGTCCAGAGATTCCGGCTCGGCCTTGTACCGCTCGTACAGGGCCTCCACCAGCGGGGCGCTCGCCAGGGCGGCGGGGGAGCCGAGGCGCACGGGGGGTTTCTCGAGGGACACGGACGTCTCCTTATCGGACGGGCGGGCCCCGGAATCCCGTGGGGCCCATCCGTCCCAACAGGCTCGAACCTCCCGTTATTCTAGGCGAAATCCGCGATGAAGAGAAGAATCCCCTTGCCGCCGCGCGCCGTTCCGTCGAGGAAGCGTACCGGCCGACCTTCGTCCGTTGGCTCTCTCTCCCCAACTCACCGACATATTTGCTCACCTACCTACTTACTCACCTACTCACGTACTCACCTACTCACTTACTCACTTACTCACCTACTCACCTACTCACCTACTCACCTTTTCCATACTCCCTTCCTCGCCACACGATGCCCTTCCGGTAGTAGCGGCGGGCGGAGCGGAACAAGATGAGGGACCAGAAAAGGGGGCGCAGGGGAAAGAGCGGGGCGATCCAAAGAGGCTTGCCCGCCCACAGGCAGAGGGCGGCGTTGAGGAGGAGGCCGATGCCGAAGCTGGCGCCGGACAGGGCCATGATCTGCGGGGGAAGGTGGAGGGCCGGGGCGAGAAGGAGCAGTCCGGCCGGTGCGGTGTGGACCAGGAGATTTCCGCCCTCCAGGAAAGCGCCCAGGAAAGGGTTGAATCCGAAGAAGGCGAAGTAGTTTTTCGTGAACCCTTCCACGGCGGACCCCAGGCCTTCGTACATCCGCACGCGCACGTCGGAGAAGGCCGTGACGAAGCGGAACCGCCCGCCGGAGGCCTTGATCCGCCTTCCCATGGCCACGTCGTCCACGACCTCGCCCCGGATGGCCTCGATCCCTCCGGACGCTTCCAGCGCCCGCCTGCGGACCAGGTTTCCCGATCCGGCCCCGAAGGCGATGCCTTTCAGCGCCTGCACGTTGGCGAGGAAGGCGGGGGATACGTACAGCGTGAAGGCGTCCAGGTTGCTCATCAGGACGTGCTCCAGTCCCCGGGCCTCCAGGGTCGAGAGGAGGAGGAGCATGTCCAGGCGGCGGGCTTCCAGCTCCGAGGCGGCCCTCCGGAGAACGCCGGGGCCGTAGCGCACGTCGGCGTCCACGAAGAGGAGGATCTCCCCTCGGGCGTTTTCGAGCCCCACCCTTTGGGCGTTGGGTTTCCCGAGCCAGCCCGGAGGCGGCTCCTCCCCCCTCACGACGCGGAGGTTGGTGTGGCGCCGCGCGAGGCCCTCGAGGATCTCCGGTGTGCGGTCCGTGGAGCCGTCGTCCACGACGACCACCTCGAAATTCGGATGGTCCTGGTCGCACAGCGCCTCGAGAGCCGGGGCGATGGCCTTCTCCTCGTTGCGGGCCGGAACGATCACGGAGAGGAAGGGGAGGCCGCCTTCCGGCGCGGTGCGCCGGAGCCGGGGAATGAGGAGGCCGTTGAGGACGGCGTGGAGGGCGGCGAGGGCCCAGAAGAGAACCACGCCCCAGAGGACCAACTCCAGAGCCCTCATATAGGCGGTTCCTCCGCCGCTGAGCCGCAAGAAAGCGTCTTGCGGGCGTCCTTCCCGGGGTTTCTCCCGGTCACGGCAGTCTCCCCGGCGCCGCCTCCCCGAGCGGCTAGGCTTCCCGGGCCAGGACGAAATTGACCAGGGTCCGAACGCCCACGCCCGATCCCTCGGACTTGTTGGCGTCGGGCCCGTCGTCGTCCCGAAGGGCGGGCCCGGCGATGTCCAGGTGCACCCAGGGCGTCTTTTCCTCCACGAACTTCTGGAGGAAGAGGCCCGCGGTGAGGGCGCCTCCCCAGCGGATCCGGGACATGTTGGAAACGTCCGCCACGGCGCTCTTGATGTACTTGTTGTAGGCGGGGGGCAGGGGGAGCTGCCAGATCTCGTCCCCCGAGTCGCGGGCCGCGGAAAGGACGGCGTCCACATGGGACTGGTCGTTGCCCATGGCCCCCGAGAAGTCCGGCCCCAGGGCCACGACGCAGGCGCCCGTGAGGGTGGCCAGATCGATGAGGGCGTCCACCTTCTGCCTCTGGATGTAGGTGAGGGCGTCGGCGAGCGTGAGGCGGCCTTCGGCGTCCGTGTTCTGCACTTCGATGGTCTTCCCGCTCAGGCTCGTCACCACGTCGCCCGGCCGGTAGGCGTTCCCTCCGGGCATGTTCTCGCACATGGCCATGACGGCCTCCACGGCCACGCGGGGCTTCAGGGAGGCGATGGCCTTCATGGCGCCCAGGACGGCGGCGGATCCCGCCATGTCGCTCTTCATGGCGCCCATGCCGTCGGCGGGTTTGAGGGAGATTCCGCCCGAGTCGAAGGTCAGGCCCTTGCCCACCAGGCCCAGCCGGAACCGGGCCCC
The genomic region above belongs to Acidobacteriota bacterium and contains:
- a CDS encoding 2-oxoglutarate dehydrogenase E1 component, translating into MSLEKPPVRLGSPAALASAPLVEALYERYKAEPESLDEHWRSFFQGFELAMCPRSCVAADRARAQSQVASLIFAYRSRGHLLAKVDPLGDPVDDHPDLSLDAFGLTEEDLERVFDTGHLGGPQRATLKEILQILKETYCGSIGLEYLHIQDVRVRRWLQAEIEPVRGRPNFPREKKLEILERLIDAELFETFLQSRYPGQKRFSLEGAESLIPAIHAVAEMAPDLGAEELVMGMAHRGRLNVLANILDKSYSMIFSEFEDIGLPDSVGGDGDVKYHRGFSSTHVNASGKPLHISLTSNPSHLEAVDPVVLGRVRAKQRRRNDTVERRKVLPLLIHGDAAFAGQGLVAETLNLSGLPGYTTGGTIHLIVNNQIGFTTLPREGRSTTYATDVAKMIEAPIFHVNGDDPEAVVFAAELCLRFRQTFGRDVILDMVCYRRHGHNEGDEPAFTQPVLYRKIKDRPSVRRLYTERLIQCCDLGQEEADRIAGAFKDRLQAAFEAVKEKAPSRERFAFQDRWAGLDAPYSHAPVATGVSHGVLVEVARALTQVPEGFALNPKVARRLPEIFKAVAERGTVDWPTAELLSFGSLLHEGVPVRLSGQDSARGTFSQRHAVWQDMNTQEPYIPLRNIHSGQARFCVYNSLLSEAAVLGFDYGYSLEEPHMLVLWEAQFGDFANGAQVIIDQFIASSLSKWQRASGIVLLLPHGYEGQGPEHSSAHMERYLQLCAEDNLQVVNLTTPAQYFHALRRQMKRNFRRPLVVMAPKSLLRHPLCVSPVPDLTSDRFHEVLPDPEPPMNVHRVVLCSGKVFYDLLEARRKAGVTDAALVRLEQVHPFPAALLREALAPFSSALEVVWCQEESMNRGAWTFVEPRLRDLLGGLPLRYAGRKASASPAVGSLRAHLQEQAALVRDALALSEEGTR
- a CDS encoding glycosyltransferase family 2 protein; translated protein: MRALELVLWGVVLFWALAALHAVLNGLLIPRLRRTAPEGGLPFLSVIVPARNEEKAIAPALEALCDQDHPNFEVVVVDDGSTDRTPEILEGLARRHTNLRVVRGEEPPPGWLGKPNAQRVGLENARGEILLFVDADVRYGPGVLRRAASELEARRLDMLLLLSTLEARGLEHVLMSNLDAFTLYVSPAFLANVQALKGIAFGAGSGNLVRRRALEASGGIEAIRGEVVDDVAMGRRIKASGGRFRFVTAFSDVRVRMYEGLGSAVEGFTKNYFAFFGFNPFLGAFLEGGNLLVHTAPAGLLLLAPALHLPPQIMALSGASFGIGLLLNAALCLWAGKPLWIAPLFPLRPLFWSLILFRSARRYYRKGIVWRGREYGKGE
- a CDS encoding leucyl aminopeptidase, which codes for MRWSFASGSVESLKAEGVAVGVFEDLDFSVLPSSWALPAAAKQLRFKGGEGESFFAFDRVGKPPKHLLVLGLGKRESLGPTTLRAAAALAARRFRERYVDSAGLLLPVEGGALKDRRQAARALVEGFLLGNSVFTELQTETEKLPKPLSRMQFLVKRRGEDLDGGGAVGQAVAEAVLLARDLVSRPANLLTPTRMAEEARKVAQEGGLTLKVLDRAACEKLGMGAYLAVARGSRNEPKFIHLSYRPKGARFRLGLVGKGLTFDSGGISLKPADGMGAMKSDMAGSAAVLGAMKAIASLKPRVAVEAVMAMCENMPGGNAYRPGDVVTSLSGKTIEVQNTDAEGRLTLADALTYIQRQKVDALIDLATLTGACVVALGPDFSGAMGNDQSHVDAVLSAARDSGDEIWQLPLPPAYNKYIKSAVADVSNMSRIRWGGALTAGLFLQKFVEEKTPWVHLDIAGPALRDDDGPDANKSEGSGVGVRTLVNFVLAREA